A genome region from Gloeocapsa sp. PCC 73106 includes the following:
- a CDS encoding iron uptake porin codes for GLNACLQQMERLIAASEAVLREDIERLQLLMQEFEAELAALGARVDNLEGRVAFLEDHQFSTTTKLNGEVIMALSNAFGDTRANNGFGDGFRDEATGDNVDDNTLFAYRARLNFDTSFNGRDRLRTRLQAGNVPNLGSATGTDSARLGFDGDSEGDVFIDKIHYRAPIGENFQVHVLPIGANFDDIAAVNNPFFESDGTGALSRFTRRNPAVYRTGAAAIGLNWDIAEQFSVDVAYLAGSDANRPENGGGVFNGEYLAMGQFNWDPTDTIGVSLTYGYGYQDPDDVNLSGSTSSAQARNPFEDAGAQAHRFGMQATWRIAERFNIAGWAGGVLAEAQSGQFQDEGSALIWNAAINFSVLDLLREGSHLGFAFGVPPSTGYRTPDSTTYFLEALYKYPLTENISITPGAYVIINPNENDGNDTIIVGTIRTTFRF; via the coding sequence GGTTTAAACGCTTGTCTACAACAAATGGAACGCCTCATCGCCGCTAGCGAGGCAGTACTGAGAGAAGATATCGAAAGACTACAACTGCTGATGCAGGAATTCGAAGCAGAACTAGCAGCATTGGGAGCCCGTGTAGATAACCTAGAAGGTCGGGTAGCGTTTTTAGAAGATCACCAATTCTCTACCACTACCAAACTCAATGGTGAGGTGATCATGGCCCTATCTAACGCCTTCGGAGATACCAGAGCTAACAACGGCTTTGGAGACGGCTTCCGTGATGAAGCTACTGGCGATAACGTAGACGACAATACCTTGTTCGCTTACCGCGCTCGTTTGAACTTTGACACCAGTTTCAACGGTAGAGACCGCTTGAGAACTCGACTTCAAGCAGGAAACGTACCTAACCTAGGTAGTGCTACAGGAACTGACTCCGCCCGTCTAGGTTTCGACGGCGATAGCGAAGGTGACGTTTTCATCGACAAAATACACTACAGAGCTCCCATTGGCGAAAACTTCCAAGTTCACGTCCTACCCATAGGTGCTAACTTCGACGACATCGCCGCCGTAAATAACCCCTTCTTCGAAAGCGATGGAACGGGAGCACTCAGCCGCTTTACCCGTCGTAACCCCGCAGTTTACCGCACAGGAGCAGCAGCAATCGGTTTAAACTGGGACATCGCTGAACAATTTAGCGTGGATGTGGCTTATTTAGCAGGTAGTGACGCCAACAGACCTGAAAATGGTGGTGGTGTATTCAACGGTGAATATCTGGCCATGGGTCAATTCAACTGGGATCCTACCGATACCATCGGCGTATCGTTAACCTATGGTTACGGTTATCAAGACCCAGATGACGTCAACCTCTCTGGTAGCACCAGTAGCGCTCAAGCGAGAAATCCCTTTGAAGATGCAGGTGCTCAAGCCCATCGCTTCGGTATGCAAGCAACCTGGCGTATCGCTGAAAGATTCAACATAGCCGGTTGGGCAGGTGGAGTGCTCGCTGAAGCTCAGAGTGGCCAATTCCAAGACGAAGGAAGCGCCCTGATTTGGAACGCGGCAATCAATTTCTCGGTCTTAGACTTGTTGCGCGAAGGAAGTCACCTCGGTTTCGCTTTTGGGGTACCTCCAAGCACAGGCTACAGAACCCCCGATTCGACAACCTACTTCCTAGAAGCTCTCTACAAGTATCCTCTAACTGAAAATATCAGCATCACCCCTGGAGCGTACGTGATTATCAATCCTAACGAAAACGATGGTAACGACACTATCATAGTAGGAACGATACGCACCACCTTCAGATTCTAG